A window of the Natronomonas salina genome harbors these coding sequences:
- a CDS encoding DUF7344 domain-containing protein: protein MSATTTTIDDEDVSAQADAENDVDEQSTLEKDELFHLLKSERRRRALRYLLDAESEPVRMRTLAEAVAAEEYDKSVDQLHTDERQRVYITLYQSHLPQLDRAGVIDYNQSRGQITTTPLIDEFEDYLETTTRTESSSSTNDSLVPALSGFGGGGMVAILLQAAGVASTFVVGVLAVAMLSALAISTR, encoded by the coding sequence ATGAGTGCAACGACGACAACAATCGACGACGAGGACGTCTCTGCTCAGGCGGACGCCGAGAACGACGTGGACGAGCAGTCGACCCTTGAGAAGGACGAGCTCTTCCACCTGCTCAAGAGCGAGCGTCGCCGTCGCGCACTGCGGTACCTTCTGGATGCCGAATCGGAACCCGTGCGGATGCGAACGCTGGCGGAAGCGGTCGCGGCCGAGGAGTACGACAAGAGCGTCGACCAGCTCCACACGGACGAGCGCCAGCGCGTCTACATCACGCTGTACCAGTCGCACCTTCCGCAACTCGACCGCGCGGGCGTAATCGACTACAACCAGAGCCGCGGACAGATCACCACGACACCGCTCATCGACGAGTTCGAGGACTACCTCGAGACGACCACGCGCACGGAGTCCTCGAGTTCGACGAACGACTCGCTCGTTCCGGCGCTCTCGGGCTTCGGTGGGGGCGGCATGGTCGCGATCCTCCTGCAGGCGGCCGGCGTCGCCTCGACCTTCGTCGTCGGCGTCCTCGCCGTCGCCATGCTCTCCGCGCTCGCGATCAGCACTCGATGA